In Fundidesulfovibrio soli, a single genomic region encodes these proteins:
- a CDS encoding flagellar hook protein FlgE, whose product MGLSTSMWAGVTGLMAHGEKMGVVGNNLANVNTVGFKSQRMDFEDLVYASIGTGVGSSQLGQGVRPEAILGDFSQGGFETSNEVTDMAVSGQGFFTVRDRNNQATYYTRAGNFRFDQNGFLTDPNHYTVQGWQVDALNLRAERANGQTVTKIPTRGSITDVRLDTLALAAQPTDNVTVVTNLDPRTGSKSTSTTDPAFSLFQNYRFNPTRPQDSPLPDTAFGFQTTIKVYDQRGGSHNLTVYYDKISDVNGKEYWEYMVCTDPTADGRTFDVNGVPVNMASDAHAGVLMIGTMTFSDSGALENQTAFTLNAGAITGSVSDLSNWTQARISGSGYPVFTANFRSVSGASVTTASNAVSMSLNFGIRSASTQWNATAATDASQIGYNFLTNSPLLQGFVPSTLTRNNLATTNYEASSSNLYLSQNGYPPGTLQSISVDSDGVLSGHFSNGQVQELYVIALTDFSSPWGLKREGSNLFAQTRESGDAVTGRANTGRLGSVASNSLETSNVDMAREMVQMIQTQRGFQANSKIITTADSMLSEVIQLKR is encoded by the coding sequence ATGGGTCTCTCGACTTCAATGTGGGCGGGCGTCACCGGCCTCATGGCCCACGGCGAGAAGATGGGCGTCGTCGGCAACAACCTGGCCAACGTGAACACGGTGGGCTTCAAGTCCCAGCGCATGGACTTTGAGGACCTGGTCTACGCCAGCATCGGCACGGGCGTGGGCTCGAGCCAGCTGGGCCAGGGCGTGCGCCCCGAGGCCATCCTGGGCGACTTCTCCCAGGGCGGCTTCGAGACCTCCAACGAGGTCACGGACATGGCCGTCTCCGGCCAGGGCTTCTTCACCGTGCGCGACCGCAACAACCAGGCCACCTACTACACCCGCGCCGGCAACTTCCGCTTCGACCAGAACGGCTTCCTGACCGACCCCAACCACTACACCGTGCAGGGCTGGCAGGTGGACGCCCTGAACCTCCGCGCGGAGCGGGCCAACGGGCAGACCGTGACCAAGATCCCCACCAGGGGCTCCATCACCGACGTCCGCCTGGACACCCTGGCCCTGGCCGCCCAGCCCACGGACAACGTCACCGTGGTCACCAACCTGGACCCGCGCACCGGCAGCAAGTCCACCAGCACGACGGACCCGGCCTTCTCGCTGTTCCAGAACTACCGCTTCAACCCGACCCGCCCGCAGGACTCCCCCCTGCCGGACACCGCCTTCGGGTTCCAGACCACCATCAAGGTCTACGACCAGCGCGGCGGCTCCCACAACCTCACGGTCTACTACGACAAGATCTCCGACGTGAACGGCAAGGAGTACTGGGAGTACATGGTCTGCACGGACCCCACCGCCGACGGCCGCACCTTCGACGTCAACGGCGTGCCCGTGAACATGGCCTCCGACGCCCACGCGGGCGTGCTGATGATCGGCACCATGACCTTCTCCGACTCGGGCGCCCTGGAGAACCAGACCGCCTTCACGCTCAACGCCGGCGCGATCACCGGCAGCGTCAGCGACCTTTCCAACTGGACCCAGGCCCGCATCTCCGGCTCGGGCTACCCGGTGTTCACGGCCAACTTCCGAAGCGTCTCGGGGGCCAGCGTCACCACCGCCTCCAACGCGGTGAGCATGTCGCTGAACTTCGGCATCCGCAGCGCCTCCACCCAGTGGAACGCCACCGCGGCCACGGACGCCTCGCAGATCGGCTACAACTTCCTCACGAACTCGCCCCTGCTGCAAGGCTTCGTGCCCTCCACGCTCACCCGCAACAACCTCGCCACCACCAACTACGAGGCCTCGTCCTCCAACCTGTACCTCTCGCAGAACGGTTACCCGCCGGGAACCCTGCAGAGCATCAGCGTGGACAGCGACGGCGTGCTCTCGGGCCACTTCTCCAACGGCCAGGTGCAGGAGCTCTACGTGATCGCGCTCACGGACTTCTCCAGCCCCTGGGGCCTCAAGCGCGAGGGCTCCAACCTGTTCGCCCAGACGCGCGAGTCGGGCGACGCGGTGACGGGCAGGGCCAACACGGGCCGCCTGGGCTCCGTCGCCAGCAACTCGCTGGAAACCTCCAACGTGGACATGGCCCGTGAAATGGTCCAGATGATCCAGACCCAGCGCGGCTTCCAGGCCAACTCCAAGATCATCACCACCGCGGACTCCATGCTCTCGGAAGTCATCCAGCTCAAGCGCTAG